CCTCAGGAGCAAGAAGTATCGCGCGTTCCCCATCTGCGCGAAGCGCGGCGGATGCCCGCGGCGCGATGGACGTTTTCATGGCGCGTCGGACCGTGTCGCGCAGCGCTCAGCGCCGCAGGCTCTTCTGCAGGTGGGTCTTCAGGTCCCAGGCCTTCACGCCCGCTTCGGCTGGATAGCGGAAGTTCGTGATCTTCCAGCTGCCGCCGAATCTGCGCACCTCAATGGTGATCCGCTGCTGCTCGTGGCCTGGTCGCGTTCGGGCGCCTTCTGGTAGGCGGCGTAGAACGCCTTTACGACGGCAGTGGGTGAGTCGGCCCGAGCCGGCGCGATGACGGCGAGGGCGAGCAAAAACGTCACGAGCGTGCAGGCGAGGGCGGTGTATCGCTTCATGCCCCCCACTTTCGCGCGTGGCGCGCCGCCCCCTTCCCATGCGCCCTTCCCCCCTCTCCAACGTGATGCGCGCGCCATCTCCGCCGTTGCACAGCAAGGCGTCGCGGTTTTCAGCGGGCGGACAGATCTCGAAGCGGGGCACGCTCTGGATCGGGTTGTTGCGCTCGTCCTTGATTGCCTGCTCGGAAACGTATACGATGAACGCCAGAGACCTGCGGTCCGCGGGCGCTCATAGCAGACCCAAGACACCAGGGTCATTCACTGAGGCGACGATGTGCCAACGCCAAACGCGACAGATACAACGAGGGCCAGCGTGTGCACCCTGTGAACGCTGGTGAGCCCGACGCCATCGAGGTCACGTTGCTGATGCCCTGCCTCGATGAAGCGCAGACCATCGCAACCTGTGTTCGAAAGGGCTTCGAGTCGCTGCAGAGGGAAGGCATCCGGGGCGAGGTGCTGGTCGCAGACAACGGCAGCACCGATGGGTCGCAGGACATCGCCACGCGCTGCGGCGCGCGCGTGGTCGCGGTGCACGAGAGAGGGTACGGTGCGGCACTGCGGCACGGCATCCAGCGTGCACGCGGCCGCTTCGTGATCATGGCCGACGCAGACGACAGCTACGATTGGCGCGACATCGCTCCCTTCGTTCAACGCCTTCGGGAAGGGTACGACTTCGTGATGGGCTGTCGCCTTCCGCAAGGCGGAGGCCGTATCATGCCCGGCGCCATGCCGCGCCTCAACCGGTATGTGGGGAACCCCGTGCTCAGCGGCATTGGGAGAGCGCTCTTTCGCTGCCCCATCACGGATTTCCACTGCGGAATGCGAGCGTTCGACCGCGAGAAGGTGTTGGCCCTCGACCTGAAGACCCCGGGCATGGAATTTGCGACAGAGATGGTCATTCGCGCAACCCAGGCACGATTGAAGATCGTCGAGGTTCCCATCACCCTTCATCGCGATGGACGTTCTCGCCCTCCCCACCTGCGTCCATGGAGAGACGGGTGGCGCCACCTGCGCTTCATGCTTCTCTACAGCCCCAACTGGCTGTTCTGGCTTCCCGGCCTGGTTCTTCTCGGACTGGGTCTGCTGGGCTTTGCCCTCATCCTGCCGGGACCGCTGCGAATCGCCCACATCAACCTCGACGCCAACACGCTTCTGTTCTCGGCCCTCGCCTGCATCGTCGGACACCAGTGGATCTCGTTCGCCCTCGCGGCACATGCTCTCGGGGAAAGAGATGGGCTTCTGGCACCCGATCGATCTCTGCGGCGTCTGCAGGCCATCTTCAGCCTCGAACGCGGCATCGGGGTGGGTCTGCTGCTGATGTGCGCAGGTCTCTTCTTGCTGGGTGTGTCGCTCCGCTACTGGGCCTCTCTCCAGTTTGGTGACATTCCCTATGCGACAGGCCTGCGCATCGTGATTCCTTCGGTCACCCTGCTGGCACTCGGGGCCCAGTTCATCATGTCGAGCTTCTTTCTCAGCCTGACGCTCTTGAAGCCGTACGCATCAGCAGGCAGGTCAGCCGAGGGCGCGGTTGAGTCGCCCTCCGCGGAAGCCCGTCCTCCTCTCGTCTGAAGCCGACCCCTTCTCGCCGCTCGAAGGCTCGGCGCCCAGCACGCAGACGTCGCAGGCCGGTCACGGCGGGGAAGGGATCTTGATACGCCCGTAGGGCATTTGACCTGCCCCTGCGAACCTTGGCCTTCGTGAGCACCTACGAGTCGAGCGACGTGTGCGTCGAGGGTCAAGCGCCTGCTCTCTCCGCGGGGTGGGGCCCTCGCGCTC
This DNA window, taken from Pseudomonadota bacterium, encodes the following:
- a CDS encoding glycosyltransferase family 2 protein gives rise to the protein MPCLDEAQTIATCVRKGFESLQREGIRGEVLVADNGSTDGSQDIATRCGARVVAVHERGYGAALRHGIQRARGRFVIMADADDSYDWRDIAPFVQRLREGYDFVMGCRLPQGGGRIMPGAMPRLNRYVGNPVLSGIGRALFRCPITDFHCGMRAFDREKVLALDLKTPGMEFATEMVIRATQARLKIVEVPITLHRDGRSRPPHLRPWRDGWRHLRFMLLYSPNWLFWLPGLVLLGLGLLGFALILPGPLRIAHINLDANTLLFSALACIVGHQWISFALAAHALGERDGLLAPDRSLRRLQAIFSLERGIGVGLLLMCAGLFLLGVSLRYWASLQFGDIPYATGLRIVIPSVTLLALGAQFIMSSFFLSLTLLKPYASAGRSAEGAVESPSAEARPPLV